A part of Miscanthus floridulus cultivar M001 chromosome 6, ASM1932011v1, whole genome shotgun sequence genomic DNA contains:
- the LOC136457974 gene encoding pathogen-related protein-like: MAAAEVGEDKYRSFIHGESEKNTVWRYGAPPNYDEVNKLFEEERTQVWPEGSLEEKVQRLLKSWEMELVHKVRPEDQKTVNSEKYSTSTNGLSVLTRAEVMAIGGYNNFLRTTLPPEHRIYDPDSESPESAMDIFKTAFPRGFAIEVLDVYSGPPKIAFKFRHWGYMEGPFKGHPPHGQRVEFIGVCIFHVDEEMKVEKSEYFYERGNFLASFLSAPAADGAPASGSGCPVMRGN; this comes from the exons atggcGGCCGCCGAAGTGGGAGAAGACAAGTACCGGTCCTTCATCCACGGCGAGAGCGAGAAGAACACCGTGTGGAGGTACGGCGCCCCGCCCAACTACGACGAGGTCAACAAGCTCTTCGAGGAGGAGAGGACTCAGGTGTGGCCCGAGGGCTCGCTGGAGGAGAAGGTGCAGCGGCTGCTCAAGAGCTGGGAGATGGAGCTGGTGCACAAGGTGCGCCCCGAGGACCAGAAGACCGTCAACTCGGAGAAGTACAGCACCAGCACCAACG GGTTGAGTGTTCTGACCCGGGCCGAGGTGATGGCCATCGGCGGCTACAACAATTTCCTGCGCACCACGCTGCCCCCGGAGCACCGCATCTACGACCCGGACAGCGAGAGTCCGGAGTCCGCCATGGACATCTTCAAGACGGCCTTCCCGAGGGGGTTCGCCATCGAGGTGCTCGACGTCTATAGCGGCCCGCCCAAGATCGCCTTCAAGTTCCGCCACTGGGGGTACATGGAGGGGCCCTTCAAGGGACACCCGCCACACGGCCAGCGCGTCGAGTTCATCGGCGTCTGCATCTTCCAT GTTGACGAGGAAATGAAGGTGGAGAAGTCAGAGTACTTCTACGAGCGCGGCAACTTCCTCGCCAGCTTCTTGAGCGCCCCTGCTGCTGATGGCGCGCCAGCTTCAGGCTCAGGCTGCCCCGTGATGCGCGGGAACTGA